One segment of Comamonas thiooxydans DNA contains the following:
- a CDS encoding TetR/AcrR family transcriptional regulator — MNARSTIKEQIQRVREEAVVAAVNRLLATKGYDAMTVDEVAAEAGVAKASLYKLFTSKEELAGAAMVGVLDRALSFVDGLRREAEQVAESGQSTPALDQLKAVVRWAMQTQLEGQMPSLPAQNSSLSASLQSNDEYMDRLIALSNRLSTWITEAQTGGHLQLRLPAELVLYTLFARACDPVVALLKESGQYTHDQIIDWVTSTTFDGLAVR; from the coding sequence ATGAACGCTCGGTCAACAATCAAAGAACAAATTCAACGTGTACGGGAAGAGGCTGTCGTGGCGGCGGTGAACCGCCTTTTGGCGACTAAGGGCTACGACGCGATGACGGTGGATGAGGTCGCTGCTGAAGCAGGAGTCGCCAAGGCCAGTCTGTACAAGTTGTTTACTTCCAAAGAAGAGCTAGCCGGCGCAGCGATGGTCGGCGTGCTGGATCGTGCTTTGAGTTTTGTGGATGGCTTGCGCCGAGAGGCCGAGCAGGTAGCCGAATCCGGTCAGAGCACTCCTGCGCTGGATCAGCTCAAAGCAGTCGTGCGGTGGGCTATGCAAACGCAACTGGAAGGACAAATGCCCTCACTTCCGGCGCAAAATTCGAGTCTCAGCGCCTCATTGCAATCGAACGACGAGTACATGGATCGACTCATTGCGTTGAGCAATAGGCTCAGTACGTGGATTACCGAAGCCCAGACAGGTGGTCATTTGCAGTTGCGACTACCCGCTGAACTAGTACTCTACACTCTGTTCGCGCGCGCCTGCGATCCGGTCGTGGCATTGCTCAAGGAGTCAGGCCAATACACGCATGACCAGATCATCGACTGGGTAACAAGCACGACTTTCGATGGTTTGGCCGTGAGATAG